One Synechococcus sp. PROS-9-1 DNA window includes the following coding sequences:
- the mraY gene encoding phospho-N-acetylmuramoyl-pentapeptide-transferase has product MNEAQEIPPPLEGKVSAGLLAVVVVAAAFASDRWIPNSLLSLPLLIATLIAAIVTWWGVPKLRGLKLGQVIREEGPQAHLSKSGTPTMGGLLVVPVGVIVGGLISWSGQPAEQLLAVAFITLAYMVVGGIDDWRSLTKHSNTGLSPRGKLILQALAAVIFLIWAGMRGWISGDVALPFGTTLPLGWLIWPLAVFVFLAESNATNLTDGLDGLAAGCGALVFTGMALQLTLRGNSGDPSLAGFCMAMAGCWVGFLAHNRNPAKVFMGDTGSLAMGGALTAVALLTNSLWPLLVMGGVFLAESLSVIIQVWVFKATKGTDGVGRRVFRMSPLHHHFELGGTAEQTVVPGFWLATMGLVLLGLALRPL; this is encoded by the coding sequence GTGAACGAAGCACAAGAGATTCCTCCACCCCTAGAGGGGAAAGTCTCTGCGGGTTTGCTTGCCGTTGTTGTGGTTGCAGCAGCATTTGCATCAGACCGCTGGATCCCCAACAGCCTGCTGAGCCTCCCCTTGCTGATTGCGACGCTGATCGCTGCAATCGTGACCTGGTGGGGGGTGCCGAAGCTGCGTGGCTTAAAGCTGGGGCAAGTGATCCGAGAAGAGGGGCCTCAGGCCCATCTCAGCAAATCTGGAACCCCAACGATGGGTGGACTCCTGGTGGTGCCGGTCGGCGTGATCGTAGGCGGCCTCATTAGCTGGAGCGGTCAACCCGCTGAACAACTTTTAGCCGTGGCCTTCATCACACTCGCCTACATGGTGGTGGGAGGAATTGATGATTGGCGCAGTCTCACCAAACACTCCAACACCGGTTTATCGCCACGTGGAAAATTAATTCTCCAAGCCTTAGCGGCCGTGATCTTTCTGATCTGGGCCGGAATGCGCGGATGGATCAGTGGCGATGTGGCCTTGCCGTTTGGCACCACCCTTCCCTTGGGCTGGTTGATTTGGCCACTTGCGGTCTTTGTGTTTTTAGCTGAAAGCAACGCCACCAACCTCACCGATGGCTTGGATGGTCTTGCCGCCGGCTGCGGTGCCCTGGTGTTCACCGGAATGGCACTTCAGCTCACACTGCGAGGAAACAGCGGAGATCCAAGCCTTGCTGGGTTTTGCATGGCGATGGCGGGCTGTTGGGTTGGTTTTCTTGCACACAACCGCAATCCAGCCAAAGTATTTATGGGCGACACCGGCTCTCTGGCGATGGGAGGAGCTCTTACTGCTGTGGCCCTACTCACGAACAGTCTTTGGCCGTTGCTCGTGATGGGAGGGGTGTTCCTAGCGGAGTCTCTCTCCGTGATCATTCAAGTGTGGGTCTTTAAAGCAACCAAAGGCACTGATGGTGTTGGGCGCCGGGTGTTCCGAATGTCGCCCTTGCACCACCATTTCGAACTAGGAGGAACAGCAGAGCAAACGGTCGTACCAGGATTTTGGTTAGCAACGATGGGGCTCGTGTTGCTCGGATTGGCCTTACGCCCCCTATGA
- a CDS encoding DUF3134 family protein, whose protein sequence is MSSELSALDNINPALTRYGRKELAPVLPLREEPDLLSWLETSGRLVEDEESSTAEVSTVEEEELSALMGEKEDYNAADEQTQENWED, encoded by the coding sequence GTGTCGTCTGAGTTGAGCGCCCTCGACAACATCAATCCAGCTCTAACGCGTTATGGGCGGAAAGAACTCGCACCGGTGCTGCCCCTGCGCGAAGAGCCCGATTTACTGAGCTGGTTGGAAACAAGCGGTCGCCTTGTGGAAGACGAGGAATCCAGCACAGCTGAAGTGAGCACAGTCGAAGAAGAAGAGCTCTCTGCTCTCATGGGCGAAAAAGAGGATTACAACGCTGCCGATGAGCAAACTCAAGAGAATTGGGAAGATTGA
- the purT gene encoding formate-dependent phosphoribosylglycinamide formyltransferase, whose translation MTTFPKTVMLLGSGELGKEVAIAAQRLGCHVIACDRYANAPAMQVADQAEVLTMTDPNALKAVVNKHRPDVLIPEIEALAVDALQALEDNGICVIPTARATAVTMNRDRIRDLAAGELALRTARFAYACDAEELHLAAAPLGWPVVVKPVMSSSGKGQSVVHSSAELDQAWEIAMAGARGSSARVIVEEFLKFDLEITLLTIRQRDGSTLFCPPIGHQQVNGDYQCSWQPAAISTSQLQQAQSMASTVTDNLGGAGLFGVEFFLCGDEVVFSELSPRPHDTGLVTLISQNLSEFDLHLRAVLGLPIPSITAADAAASRVILAESQGSQVEFNGVEQALTEPDTNLLLFGKRDARPGRRMGVALARGTDINEALAKADRCAAAVKVQVSD comes from the coding sequence ATGACGACCTTCCCAAAAACAGTGATGCTGCTCGGCAGCGGCGAACTGGGCAAAGAGGTAGCGATCGCCGCCCAAAGGCTGGGTTGCCATGTCATCGCCTGCGACCGTTACGCCAATGCACCAGCCATGCAGGTCGCAGATCAGGCCGAGGTGCTGACCATGACCGATCCAAACGCCCTCAAGGCTGTTGTAAACAAACATCGGCCGGATGTGCTGATCCCGGAAATCGAAGCGCTGGCTGTGGATGCCCTGCAAGCACTAGAAGACAACGGCATCTGTGTGATTCCCACCGCCAGGGCGACTGCGGTCACCATGAATCGCGACCGCATTAGAGATCTTGCTGCAGGTGAACTTGCGCTACGCACCGCACGCTTTGCCTATGCCTGCGATGCCGAGGAGCTCCACCTTGCCGCCGCACCGTTGGGTTGGCCCGTGGTCGTCAAACCAGTCATGAGTTCCTCGGGGAAAGGCCAAAGCGTGGTTCACTCCTCTGCTGAATTAGATCAAGCCTGGGAGATCGCCATGGCAGGAGCCCGGGGCAGCTCGGCCCGGGTGATCGTGGAGGAATTTCTTAAATTTGATCTTGAAATTACCCTGCTCACCATCCGTCAACGCGATGGAAGCACCCTGTTTTGCCCACCGATTGGTCATCAACAAGTCAATGGCGACTACCAATGCAGTTGGCAGCCCGCGGCGATCTCGACCAGCCAACTGCAACAAGCCCAATCGATGGCAAGCACCGTCACAGACAACCTTGGCGGTGCCGGTCTGTTTGGGGTGGAGTTTTTCTTATGCGGCGATGAAGTGGTGTTTTCCGAGCTCTCTCCAAGACCGCATGACACCGGTCTCGTGACCCTGATCAGCCAAAACCTAAGCGAATTCGACCTGCATCTCCGTGCCGTGTTGGGGCTGCCCATCCCCTCAATCACTGCTGCCGATGCTGCGGCCAGCCGAGTGATCCTGGCCGAGAGCCAAGGCAGCCAAGTTGAATTCAATGGTGTTGAACAAGCCCTCACGGAGCCAGACACCAACCTGCTGCTCTTTGGAAAACGGGACGCCCGGCCAGGGCGTCGGATGGGAGTTGCTTTAGCCCGCGGCACTGATATCAACGAAGCCTTAGCCAAGGCAGACCGCTGTGCAGCAGCTGTGAAAGTTCAAGTCAGTGACTGA
- a CDS encoding alpha/beta fold hydrolase has product MTLFLDHWVDGVCAAALASVLSVSFAGSVSAVERLTIDLPLLDVNVSLNLKGARTTRELIESNPDLQELDRAGDGSVSRLLGQFLTAPLPQRTSSVLEQSVGHPLLEQALLAASELVKVEGLPADTSGRMLSDALQAAYRDGEPNLLGLLRHVPGESLSIDFQALAFYAKRLRANQDDARTLVQQGTAMAPAPKSLAESGAEGWTRVEIRFPAAHRSQLLDITVLTPQGTSNGKLVVISHGLWDEPDSFEGWGRLLAAHGYTVLLPDHPGSDAKQQKQLLDGASPPPSAEELRFRPLDISVLLDGVEAGTLLTGQQIAIDDVAVVGHSWGATTALQLSGLQTTSRKLKTRCQDPLDLDRNLSWVLQCSWLSGADQGSLADSRVKAAVVVSPPMRLLFDESSGPSLQAKVLLVSGTKDWIVPSDPEAVVPLKGGKPLANGHRLVLASGGSHFNLWAPADQKEAPILGPLILAWINEQLAVPSAHTFSGGGWGHASVPLVDVTGQL; this is encoded by the coding sequence ATGACTTTGTTTTTAGACCACTGGGTTGATGGTGTTTGTGCAGCTGCGTTGGCGTCCGTACTGAGTGTTTCATTTGCTGGATCCGTTTCTGCAGTCGAACGATTGACGATTGATCTGCCGCTTTTGGACGTGAATGTCTCTCTGAATTTGAAGGGAGCACGCACAACGCGGGAGTTGATTGAGTCCAACCCTGATTTGCAGGAATTAGATCGAGCTGGCGATGGTTCCGTGTCCCGACTGCTTGGGCAGTTCCTTACCGCACCTCTTCCCCAGCGAACATCAAGCGTTTTGGAGCAATCGGTGGGCCATCCATTGTTGGAGCAAGCCTTACTGGCGGCGTCCGAGTTGGTGAAGGTGGAGGGTTTGCCGGCGGATACCAGTGGACGAATGCTGTCGGACGCTCTTCAAGCCGCTTATCGCGATGGAGAGCCCAATTTGTTGGGCTTGCTCCGTCATGTTCCGGGTGAGTCGTTATCCATCGACTTTCAGGCTTTGGCTTTTTACGCCAAACGCTTACGCGCCAATCAGGATGATGCCCGCACTCTCGTTCAGCAAGGAACAGCAATGGCCCCAGCGCCAAAGTCTCTGGCTGAGTCGGGGGCTGAGGGCTGGACACGGGTGGAGATTCGCTTTCCTGCCGCCCATCGCTCCCAACTCCTCGACATCACTGTGTTGACTCCACAGGGAACGTCTAACGGGAAGCTAGTGGTGATTTCCCATGGATTGTGGGATGAGCCCGATAGTTTCGAAGGCTGGGGCCGCTTGTTGGCTGCCCATGGATACACCGTGCTTCTTCCAGATCATCCAGGGAGCGACGCGAAGCAGCAAAAGCAATTACTTGATGGAGCCTCACCTCCGCCCAGTGCTGAGGAGCTACGTTTCCGTCCTCTGGATATTTCAGTACTCCTGGATGGAGTGGAAGCTGGCACCCTGTTGACGGGACAACAGATCGCTATTGATGACGTAGCGGTTGTAGGACATTCATGGGGTGCCACAACGGCGTTGCAATTAAGTGGTCTACAAACCACCAGTAGGAAGCTGAAAACGCGTTGTCAGGATCCTCTTGATCTAGATCGAAACCTCAGTTGGGTGTTGCAATGCAGCTGGTTGTCGGGAGCTGATCAGGGATCACTGGCTGACTCTCGTGTTAAGGCAGCTGTTGTGGTGAGTCCACCAATGAGGCTTCTTTTTGATGAGTCGAGCGGCCCTTCCCTTCAGGCGAAGGTGTTGTTGGTGAGTGGAACGAAAGATTGGATCGTTCCCTCCGATCCTGAGGCGGTGGTGCCATTGAAGGGCGGGAAGCCATTGGCCAATGGTCATCGCCTTGTGCTGGCCTCAGGTGGCAGCCATTTCAATCTTTGGGCGCCTGCGGATCAGAAGGAAGCCCCAATTCTTGGGCCGCTGATCTTGGCTTGGATCAATGAACAGCTTGCTGTTCCCTCGGCCCATACTTTTAGTGGGGGCGGTTGGGGACATGCGTCAGTTCCTTTGGTGGATGTCACTGGACAGCTCTAA
- a CDS encoding HAD family hydrolase: MGFRLLHLHLHGLFRSHDLELGRDADTGGQTLYVLELVRSLAARAEVDRVDVVTRLIQDRRVSADYAQPVEAIAAGAGIQRFAFGPKRYLRKELLWPHLEDLADQLVVHLQKPENRPDWIHAHYADAGYVGALLSRRLGIPLVFTGHSLGREKQRRLLAGGGDHQQLEQTYSISRRIDAEELALAHADLVITSTRQECDQQYSRYGGFRADRAQVVPPGVDARRFHPGSVAAEVREVEGLLTPFLRQPELPPLLAISRAVRRKNIPALVEAFGRSAVLRQRHNLVLVLGCREDPRQMEKQQRDVFQQVFDLVDRYDLYGRIAYPKQHRRDQIPAIYRWAAERRGLFVNPALTEPFGLTLLEAAACGLPMVATDDGGPRDILARCDNGLLADVTDREALQDALECAGSDLQRWSRWSDNGVEAVSRHFSWDAHVCSYLALMQERLLAVTQPMVLPSSQTASTGGFQPLGDRLLLLDLDSSLEQPDSDALKVLREQLDRCALGILSGRSLPAARQRFAELLLPEPKVWVTGAGTEIHYGQESAPDLFWSAQIGVDWDRAGVESALADLTDHIELQRPEQQGSFKLSYTIRDAGEQILPLIRQRLRQRHQAARPQLRCHWFLDVLPLRASRSEAIRFLALRWGLPLEQMLVVASEQGDGELVCGRPATVVLGDHDPCLDDFRQQQRVYFASRSQLPGVLEGIQHYRFLGGRARHDQSLT; the protein is encoded by the coding sequence GTGGGTTTTCGGCTTCTCCATCTCCATCTTCACGGACTGTTCCGCTCCCATGATTTGGAGCTCGGACGGGACGCCGATACCGGAGGCCAAACCCTCTATGTGCTCGAACTGGTGCGCAGCCTTGCGGCTCGGGCTGAAGTGGATCGTGTTGATGTGGTGACTCGTCTGATTCAGGACCGACGGGTTTCAGCTGATTACGCCCAGCCCGTTGAAGCGATTGCTGCCGGTGCCGGTATCCAGCGTTTTGCCTTCGGCCCTAAGCGCTACCTACGAAAGGAATTGCTGTGGCCCCATCTCGAGGATCTGGCTGATCAGCTTGTAGTGCACCTTCAGAAGCCTGAAAATCGACCTGATTGGATTCATGCGCACTACGCCGATGCCGGTTATGTCGGGGCATTGCTGAGTCGACGTCTTGGCATTCCTTTGGTGTTCACAGGGCATTCTCTTGGTCGTGAGAAGCAGCGTCGTCTCTTAGCTGGAGGTGGGGACCATCAACAGCTCGAGCAGACCTATTCGATTAGCCGTCGCATTGATGCCGAGGAGTTAGCGCTGGCTCATGCCGATCTCGTGATCACCAGTACGCGCCAGGAATGTGATCAGCAGTATTCCCGTTACGGCGGATTTCGTGCTGATCGCGCTCAGGTGGTTCCTCCCGGTGTGGATGCACGCCGCTTTCACCCTGGTTCGGTGGCCGCAGAGGTTCGTGAAGTTGAGGGGCTCTTAACTCCTTTCTTGCGTCAGCCTGAGCTTCCACCGCTGTTGGCGATTTCTAGGGCTGTTCGTCGCAAGAACATTCCCGCTCTGGTTGAGGCGTTCGGCCGGTCTGCTGTTTTACGGCAGCGCCACAATTTGGTGCTGGTGCTTGGCTGTCGGGAGGATCCCCGCCAGATGGAGAAACAGCAGCGCGATGTGTTTCAGCAGGTGTTTGATCTTGTTGATCGCTATGACCTCTACGGCCGTATTGCCTATCCCAAGCAGCATCGTCGCGATCAGATTCCTGCCATCTATCGCTGGGCTGCTGAGCGCCGCGGCCTCTTTGTGAATCCTGCGTTGACAGAGCCGTTCGGACTCACCTTGTTGGAAGCTGCCGCTTGCGGACTGCCGATGGTGGCGACCGATGACGGAGGTCCAAGGGACATCCTTGCCCGCTGTGACAACGGATTACTCGCAGATGTGACGGATCGAGAGGCCCTTCAAGATGCTTTGGAGTGTGCGGGTTCTGATCTTCAACGCTGGAGCCGCTGGAGTGACAACGGCGTGGAGGCGGTCAGTCGCCATTTCAGCTGGGATGCCCACGTTTGCTCTTACCTGGCATTGATGCAGGAGCGACTGCTGGCGGTGACGCAGCCAATGGTGTTGCCATCCAGTCAGACCGCCTCCACTGGAGGTTTCCAGCCCTTGGGCGATCGCTTGCTGTTGCTTGATCTCGACAGCAGTTTGGAACAGCCCGATAGTGATGCGCTCAAGGTTTTGCGTGAGCAGCTCGACCGCTGTGCTCTAGGGATCTTGTCAGGCCGTTCGTTGCCTGCTGCCAGACAACGTTTTGCGGAGTTGTTGTTACCGGAACCGAAGGTTTGGGTCACAGGGGCTGGTACGGAGATTCACTACGGCCAGGAGAGTGCGCCTGATTTGTTTTGGTCGGCTCAGATTGGCGTGGATTGGGACCGCGCAGGTGTGGAGAGTGCACTGGCAGACCTCACCGATCACATTGAATTGCAGCGACCTGAGCAGCAAGGTTCGTTCAAGCTGAGCTACACCATTCGCGATGCTGGAGAACAGATCCTTCCCTTGATCCGCCAACGTCTGCGCCAGCGCCACCAGGCCGCGCGTCCCCAGCTTCGCTGCCATTGGTTTCTAGACGTGCTGCCCCTGCGGGCATCCCGCAGCGAAGCGATCCGTTTTCTCGCTCTGCGCTGGGGGCTTCCACTGGAACAGATGTTGGTTGTGGCCAGTGAACAGGGTGATGGCGAGTTGGTTTGCGGTCGGCCCGCCACTGTTGTCTTGGGCGATCACGATCCTTGTTTGGATGATTTTCGTCAGCAACAGCGTGTTTATTTCGCGAGTCGCTCCCAATTACCCGGCGTGCTGGAAGGGATCCAGCACTATCGGTTTTTGGGCGGAAGAGCCCGCCACGATCAGTCACTGACTTGA
- a CDS encoding argininosuccinate synthase: MGRATKVVLAYSGGVDTSVCIPYLKQEWGVEEVITFAADLGQGDELEPIRLKALKAGASQSLVGDLIKPFIEEFAFPAIRANALYEGRYPLSTALARPLIARRLVEVAREVGADAVAHGCTGKGNDQVRFDVAIASLAPDLKVLTPAREWGMSREETIAYGERFGMPSPVSKKSPYSIDLNLLGRSIEAGPLEDPMVAPPEEVFAMTRSVDQAPNDAEEIEIQFEGGNPVAMNGKRLDPVALIREANNLAGTHGIGRLDMIENRVVGIKSREIYETPGLLLLIQAHQELESLTLAADVLRTKRQLEMQWADLVYQGLWFGPLKEALDGFMDRTQIHVNGVVRLKLHKGNATVTGRASAANSLYVPEMASYGSEDKFDHRAAEGFIYVWGLPTRLWAAKHRR; encoded by the coding sequence ATGGGACGCGCAACCAAGGTCGTTCTCGCCTATTCCGGTGGGGTGGACACCAGCGTCTGCATCCCCTACCTCAAGCAGGAATGGGGTGTGGAGGAGGTGATCACCTTCGCCGCTGATCTCGGTCAGGGCGATGAGCTGGAACCGATACGACTCAAAGCACTCAAGGCGGGAGCCAGTCAGTCTTTGGTTGGTGATCTGATTAAGCCTTTCATCGAGGAATTCGCTTTTCCTGCGATTCGCGCGAATGCTTTGTATGAGGGTCGCTACCCCCTCTCAACGGCCTTGGCGCGGCCCTTGATTGCCCGTCGTCTCGTGGAGGTGGCACGAGAGGTAGGAGCTGATGCGGTGGCGCATGGCTGCACCGGTAAGGGAAATGATCAGGTGCGTTTTGATGTGGCGATTGCATCGCTTGCACCCGATTTGAAGGTGTTAACCCCAGCGCGTGAATGGGGCATGAGCCGGGAGGAAACGATCGCTTATGGCGAGCGGTTTGGCATGCCATCTCCCGTGAGCAAAAAATCCCCTTATTCGATCGATCTCAACCTGCTCGGGCGCAGCATTGAAGCTGGTCCCTTGGAAGACCCGATGGTGGCGCCACCAGAAGAGGTCTTTGCGATGACCCGTTCCGTGGATCAAGCCCCTAACGATGCCGAAGAGATCGAGATCCAGTTTGAAGGCGGCAATCCTGTGGCAATGAATGGCAAACGGCTGGATCCCGTTGCGCTGATCCGGGAAGCCAACAACTTGGCAGGCACCCACGGAATTGGCCGTCTCGACATGATCGAGAACCGTGTGGTGGGAATTAAAAGTCGGGAGATTTACGAAACGCCTGGATTACTGCTCTTGATTCAGGCGCATCAGGAGTTGGAGAGTCTCACCCTGGCCGCCGATGTATTGCGGACCAAGCGACAGCTTGAGATGCAATGGGCAGATCTCGTGTATCAGGGCCTTTGGTTTGGCCCTCTCAAAGAGGCTCTTGATGGCTTTATGGATCGCACCCAGATCCATGTGAATGGAGTCGTGCGCCTGAAGCTTCACAAGGGCAATGCCACGGTTACGGGGAGAGCTTCCGCAGCCAACAGCTTGTACGTCCCCGAGATGGCCTCATACGGCAGCGAAGACAAGTTTGATCATCGTGCTGCTGAAGGCTTTATCTACGTTTGGGGCTTACCCACACGCTTGTGGGCGGCCAAGCATCGGCGTTGA
- a CDS encoding ParA family protein, which translates to MFVTTFGQKGGVAKTCTSIHLAAHWANSGRSVVLVDADRNRSATAYASRGLLPFDVVPMEAAAKATRNAEIVVTDGQASSNEEELKNLVEGSDFIVLPTTAQSRSIELTVEMSCMLNKFDIPYAALIVKADARKKASIQIARNSLCGFDIQVLDSEIPLLNAFENAETEGVTVDRAVTKNGRSDRRRMSGFFAYSQACREIELLMPKPKVIPMPIGWNVSRLEDRAA; encoded by the coding sequence GTGTTTGTCACTACTTTTGGGCAAAAAGGAGGTGTAGCAAAAACTTGCACAAGCATTCATCTTGCTGCTCATTGGGCGAATAGTGGTCGCTCTGTTGTCTTGGTTGATGCTGATCGAAATCGATCAGCCACTGCATACGCCTCAAGAGGATTGCTTCCATTTGATGTTGTGCCCATGGAAGCGGCTGCAAAAGCAACAAGAAATGCAGAAATTGTCGTCACTGATGGTCAAGCTAGTAGCAATGAAGAGGAGCTAAAGAATTTAGTTGAAGGATCTGATTTTATTGTTCTCCCTACAACTGCACAAAGTAGATCCATAGAATTAACGGTGGAAATGTCATGCATGCTCAACAAGTTTGATATCCCTTACGCAGCACTGATTGTGAAGGCAGATGCGAGAAAGAAGGCTTCGATTCAAATTGCTAGGAATAGCTTGTGTGGTTTCGACATCCAAGTTCTTGACTCCGAAATTCCATTGTTGAATGCTTTTGAGAATGCTGAGACAGAGGGAGTCACTGTTGATCGGGCAGTGACGAAAAATGGGAGATCTGATCGGCGAAGAATGTCGGGATTTTTCGCCTATTCACAAGCTTGCCGTGAAATTGAATTGTTAATGCCGAAGCCAAAGGTCATTCCTATGCCCATTGGTTGGAATGTTTCACGTCTAGAAGATCGTGCTGCCTAA